Proteins from one Fragaria vesca subsp. vesca linkage group LG6, FraVesHawaii_1.0, whole genome shotgun sequence genomic window:
- the LOC101306358 gene encoding uncharacterized protein LOC101306358 has translation MGQGKEVLKTKTEDAQVEIQERGEIFFFYRPKVNKEEAHSPDDVQRLYVVLRPESGERSIEEKQDADSGKEGAKRKGSDIGDEGGSGGSEGEGGHGKQEVNIEKQPLLRFIVMGRKSLPDPGKKSRPYWGFVELVTTNIDDVKSSLQEEEYDTKTKGHRHTSAARALGEGIYRILRHKEGKKKPHSHLIYKLEFPPEDEYNEPQESLNIKHEGSFHIQIKNPEQHGSSTSQYRGLQSKRKAVFPAHLQGQFGKLRYHPADPPDFLNYEGCEFLLISASDNIEEELGLELQTEEVEADESCSDLVKTFGETASTTPLLKGAWV, from the exons ATGGGACAAGGCAAAGAAGTACTAAAGACCAAAACTGAGGATGCCCAAGTTGAAATCCAG GAGAGAGGGGAGATATTCTTCTTTTACAGGCCAAAGGTGAATAAAGAAGAAGCTCACAGTCCAGACGATGTGCAACGTTTGTACGTTGTTTTGAGGCCAGAGTCTGGTGAGAGGTCAATCGAAGAGAAGCAAGACGCGGATTCAGGAAAGGAAGGGGCAAAGAGGAAGGGGTCAGATATTGGGGATGAAGGAGGTTCTGGTGGTAGTGAAGGGGAAGGTGGACATGGGAAGCAGGAGGTGAATATCGAGAAGCAACCATTGCTGAGGTTCATAGTGATGGGAAGGAAAAGCCTTCCTGATCCAGGCAAGAAGAGTAGACCTTACTGGGGTTTCGTGGAGTTGGTCACAACAAATATAGATGATGTCAAGTCTTCCCTTCAGGAAG AGGAGTATGATACTAAAACCAAAGGACACAGACATACATCAGCAGCAAGGGCACTTGGAGAAGGCATTTATCGTATCTTGAGGCATAAAGAGGGGAAGAAGAAACCACACTCTCATTTGATCTACAAGCTTGAGTTTCCACCTGAAGATGAGTACAATGAGCCTCAGGAATCGCTAAACATTAAACATGAAGGCTCATTTCATATTCAAATAAAAAACCCAGAGCAACATGGCAGCAGTACTTCACAGTACAGAGGGCTGCAGAGCAAGCGGAAGGCAGTGTTTCCTGCTCACTTACAAGGCCAGTTTGGGAAGCTACGGTATCACCCGGCTGATCCACCTGATTTTTTGAACTACGAAGGATGCGAGTTCTTGCTCATATCAGCTTCGGATAATATAGAAGAGGAATTGGGCTTGGAGCTTCAGACCGAGGAGGTAGAAGCTGATGAGTCTTGTTCTGATTTGGTCAAGACTTTTGGGGAGACTGCATCTACTACCCCTCTTCTGAAAGGCGCTTGGGTTTGA
- the LOC101301608 gene encoding U-box domain-containing protein 35-like, producing MWGYNKGGNTVKTKGGGGGGGNGLVAVAIDRDKGSQNALRWAAETILNRGRTVVLIHVIHRQNTSNSSNALICDSNNPPTSPHKEQLESMTKSLFLTFHCYCTRKDIQCLDVVLEDTDIAKALTEYVSYAAIETLVLGAPTKHGFMRFKSSSMASSVSKGAPDFCTVYAISKGKISSQRNSSRAAPYRSPLLSTIETINNQVAAKASETPKSSIYLKAKPSFKPRNLPDDPFRSPFSRGGGGFTKGRISGGFSESESDISFISSDRASTDRASSVMYEYIDQGRGGRISTSSDHSFGSVRMTPRFDLNAMNEFSMVSQDTSLTSSSWSSQNLDEVEAEMRRLKLELKQTMDMYSTACREALTAKQKEMELHNLKAVEEQKLEEARLAQEAAVAVAEKERARCKAAMEAADAAKRIAELESQKRAHTEMRALREAEEMRKVLDNLAQTDTKYRRYGIEEIEAATEHFTPSRKIGEGGYGPVYKCYLDHTSVAVKVLRPDAAQGRSQFQQEIDILSCIRHPNMVLLLGACPEYGVLVYEYMANGSLEDRLTRKGNTPPLSWQIRFRIAAEIATGLLFLHQTKPEPLVHRDLKPGNILLDHNYVSKISDVGLARLVPAIAENVTQYLMTSTAGTFCYIDPEYQQTGMLGVKSDVYSLGIMLLQLITSKPPMGLTHLVERAIEKDKFAEVLDPAVPDWPVEEALKLAKLALQCAELRRKDRPDLCSVVLPELTKLRELAEEKMSFMFSGGSTGPKSTTHSNVEQQVTRKI from the exons ATGTGGGGGTATAACAAAGGAGGTAATACAGTGAAGACGAAGGGAGGAGGTGGAGGAGGAGGAAATGGGTTGGTAGCAGTCGCCATAGACAGGGACAAAGGGAGCCAAAATGCATTGAGGTGGGCTGCTGAGACTATTCTCAACAGGGGCCGAACTGTTGTTCTAATCCATGTCATTCACCGGCAAAACACATCAAATTCAT CCAATGCCCTCATCTGTGATTCAAACAACCCACCTACCTCACCGCACAAAGAACAGCTCGAAAGTATGACCAAAAGTCTGTTCCTCACATTCCATTGCTATTGTACTCGAAAGGAT ATACAATGCCTTGATGTGGTACTTGAAGATACAGATATTGCAAAAGCATTAACAGAATATGTTTCTTATGCTGCAATTGAGACTCTGGTTCTTGGAGCTCCGACAAAGCATGGTTTTATGAG ATTCAAGTCATCAAGTATGGCGAGCAGTGTCTCAAAAGGGGCACCGGATTTTTGCACTGTATATGCCATCTCCAAAGGGAAGATCTCTTCGCAGCGAAATTCTTCTCGTGCTGCCCCATATAGATCTCCACTACTTTCAACCATTGAGACCATAAATAATCAAGTTGCTGCTAAAGCATCTGAAACACCTAAAAGCAGCATATACTTAAAAG CGAAGCCATCGTTCAAGCCTCGCAACTTGCCAGATGACCCATTCAG ATCGCCATTTTCTAGAGGCGGAGGAGGTTTTACTAAAGGAAGGATTAGTGGAGGGTTCTCAGAATCCGAAAGTGACATATCATTTATAAGCTCTGATAGAGCAAGCACAGACCGTGCTTCATCTGTAATGTACGAGTACATTGATCAAGGCCGAGGAGGGCGGATATCTACCAGCTCCGACCACAGCTTTGGTTCAGTCCGCATGACACCTAGGTTCGACCTTAATGCTATGAATGAATTCTCGATGGTGTCACAGGACACCAGCCTAACATCATCCTCATGGTCATCACAAAACCTG GACGAAGTTGAAGCTGAGATGAGGAGGCTAAAGCTGGAGCTAAAGCAAACAATGGACATGTACAGCACAGCATGTAGAGAAGCACTTACAGCTAAACAGAAG GAAATGGAGCTGCACAATTTGAAGGCTGTAGAGGAACAAAAGCTAGAGGAGGCACGACTGGCTCAAGAAGCTGCAGTTGCTGTCGCTGAGAAAGAAAGAGCTAGGTGCAAGGCAGCGATGGAAGCAGCTGATGCTGCTAAGAGAATTGCAGAGTTGGAATCACAAAAACGAGCACATACAGAAATGAGAGCCCTTAGGGAAGCAGAGGAAATGAGGAAGGTATTAGATAATCTAGCCCAAACTGATACCAAATACAGGAGATATGGCATTGAGGAGATTGAAGCTGCAACAGAACACTTCACTCCAAGTCGAAAAATTGGGGAAGGAGGTTACGGTCCTGTCTATAAGTGCTATCTTGATCACACATCAGTCGCTGTCAAGGTCTTGCGTCCAGATGCAGCTCAAGGACGGTCGCAGTTTCAGCAAGAG ATTGACATACTCAGCTGCATTCGACATCCCAACATGGTGCTACTTCTAGGAGCCTGCCCAGAGTATGGCGTCTTAGTCTACGAATATATGGCCAATGGAAGCTTAGAGGACCGTCTCACAAGGAAAGGGAACACCCCACCTCTATCTTGGCAAATCAGGTTTCGAATTGCAGCTGAGATTGCCACAGGCCTTCTCTTTCTGCATCAGACCAAGCCAGAACCCTTGGTGCACCGTGACCTGAAGCCCGGAAACATTTTGCTAGACCACAACTATGTAAGTAAGATCAGTGACGTTGGGTTGGCCAGACTAGTCCCCGCTATTGCTGAAAATGTGACTCAGTACCTCATGACATCAACAGCTGGTACATTCTGCTATATAGACCCGGAGTACCAACAGACAGGCATGCTTGGTGTGAAATCTGATGTCTACTCCCTAGGCATTATGCTTTTGCAATTGATAACATCAAAGCCACCAATGGGATTGACTCACCTCGTCGAAAGGGCAATTGAGAAGGACAAATTTGCTGAGGTTTTGGACCCTGCTGTGCCTGATTGGCCTGTTGAAGAAGCCTTAAAGCTAGCAAAGCTAGCACTGCAATGCGCAGAACTCAGACGCAAAGACAGGCCGGATCTGTGCAGTGTTGTACTACCAGAGCTGACTAAGCTGAGAGAACTTGCTGAAGAAAAGATGAGCTTCATGTTTTCAGGAGGCAGTACAGGTCCTAAGTCCACCACTCACAGCAATGTAGAACAACAGGTAACTCGAAAAATTTGA